Proteins from a single region of Campylobacter sputorum:
- a CDS encoding ABC transporter ATP-binding protein, with protein MSLDIKNLSFKFDKFEILKDINLDIKKSKFVGILGPNGCGKSTLLKNILKIYEPNSGIISFENKKMSDYTLKELSKLIGFVPQKSALSMPLCVKDVVLMGRYSHLKSSFNGYEKSDYLAVDEILEKLDLIHFKNRVALSLSGGEFQRVILARALVGEPKILLLDEPTSALDLNFSVNMLKICKNLVADLGILGIIVIHDLNLASQICDEVFMLKDGVIAYKGTPKELFKKEILKEIYDLECEILEFKNRAVVVTI; from the coding sequence ATGAGTTTAGATATAAAAAATTTAAGCTTTAAATTTGATAAATTTGAAATTTTAAAAGATATAAATTTAGACATAAAAAAGTCAAAATTTGTAGGAATTTTAGGTCCAAATGGGTGCGGGAAAAGCACACTTTTAAAAAACATATTAAAAATTTATGAACCAAATTCAGGAATTATATCCTTTGAAAACAAAAAAATGAGCGATTATACTTTAAAAGAGCTTTCAAAACTCATAGGCTTTGTGCCACAAAAATCAGCACTTTCTATGCCACTTTGTGTTAAGGATGTAGTTTTAATGGGAAGGTATTCACATTTAAAAAGTAGCTTTAATGGCTATGAAAAAAGTGATTATTTAGCTGTAGATGAAATTTTAGAAAAACTTGACTTAATTCATTTTAAAAATAGAGTTGCACTCTCTTTAAGCGGAGGTGAGTTTCAACGCGTGATTTTAGCTAGAGCTTTGGTTGGTGAACCGAAAATTTTACTTTTAGATGAGCCAACTTCTGCGCTAGATCTGAATTTTAGTGTAAATATGCTCAAAATTTGCAAAAATTTAGTTGCTGATTTGGGGATTTTAGGCATTATCGTAATACATGATTTAAATCTAGCTTCTCAAATTTGCGATGAAGTTTTTATGTTAAAAGATGGGGTGATTGCTTATAAAGGAACACCAAAAGAATTATTTAAAAAAGAAATTTTAAAAGAGATTTATGATTTAGAGTGTGAGATTTTAGAGTTTAAAAATAGAGCAGTTGTAGTAACTATATAA
- a CDS encoding FecCD family ABC transporter permease: MTSKLFVLSFFTIIVATILVCIGSADIGLKDIFALFNGDLCQTKKVILLEIRIPRVIMAFLIGMLLASSGLVTQSVFLNPLADPYIIGIASAATFGAVVAYFLKLPDIYYAIFAFICSAVLSFVIFNLYKKAKNLATLLIIGIAFSSFLGAFTSFATYLIGEESFKIVAWMMGYLGSASWSKIYMIILPLIITFIYFYSKKYELNVMLSGDEEAKSLGVNVEKVKKRLLIISSLAVSFSVAFAGMIGFVGLIIPHTLRMLLRSSNNAVLIPMSGVVGGLFLLICDGVGKSILAPTEIPIGVVTAFFGAPFFLYLALKGRRL; encoded by the coding sequence ATGACTTCTAAACTTTTTGTATTAAGTTTTTTTACTATTATTGTAGCTACTATTTTAGTTTGCATAGGAAGTGCGGATATTGGCTTAAAAGATATTTTCGCACTTTTTAATGGGGATTTATGCCAAACAAAAAAGGTAATTTTACTAGAAATTAGAATCCCAAGAGTTATAATGGCATTTTTAATCGGTATGCTTTTAGCAAGTAGTGGATTAGTAACTCAAAGCGTGTTTTTAAACCCGCTCGCAGACCCTTATATCATAGGAATCGCTTCAGCTGCAACCTTTGGTGCTGTTGTGGCGTATTTTTTAAAACTACCTGATATTTATTATGCTATATTTGCTTTTATCTGTTCGGCTGTGCTATCTTTTGTAATTTTTAATCTTTATAAAAAAGCTAAAAACTTGGCTACCCTTTTAATAATTGGCATTGCATTTTCATCATTTCTAGGAGCTTTTACTTCTTTTGCTACATATCTCATAGGCGAAGAAAGTTTTAAGATAGTTGCATGGATGATGGGGTATTTAGGCTCTGCTTCATGGAGTAAAATTTATATGATAATTCTTCCTTTAATTATAACTTTTATATATTTTTATAGCAAAAAATATGAGTTAAATGTAATGCTAAGTGGCGATGAAGAGGCAAAAAGCTTGGGGGTAAATGTTGAAAAAGTCAAAAAAAGACTTCTAATAATCTCATCACTAGCGGTTAGTTTTAGTGTCGCTTTTGCCGGTATGATAGGCTTTGTTGGACTTATCATCCCTCATACTTTAAGAATGCTTTTAAGATCATCAAATAATGCTGTTTTAATACCAATGAGCGGTGTTGTTGGCGGTCTATTTTTACTAATTTGCGATGGTGTTGGTAAAAGCATTTTAGCACCAACTGAGATACCAATAGGAGTTGTAACTGCGTTTTTTGGAGCACCTTTTTTTCTTTATTTGGCTTTAAAAGGTAGGCGTTTATGA
- a CDS encoding TonB-dependent receptor: MYKIGILSLATAGVLFANSTKLETSVISTTGFEETLENEVRNLNIITRDDIEKRSYKNLKEILRNTPGLYVGKKVFGDTIDMRGQGDKANTNVQIMINGVSMNTTDSSHTSMPFDAINIDDIERIEIVPGGGSVLYGSGTQGGIINIITKSNCKEFYANITSRYQSAGSINGRFNVGGMVGENLFLKAGFFKDNNKGYRYGEKNDGTYGSFGAQYQINDYQNIGLNFSHYSGERKTAGGVSKKELDENRRSTDGDYKTTDVKLTNLNLDYNIKFNENWQFNTTPFYQKTKFSSKNNSSIFEDKKTGLRNKIKYNYDLGNLIFGYDYIYNKGKNNGSFDFLMPNKPPKPTMRFVNISNGSTKKTTNSFYLQNKFDFTDTFSLTSGYRYDYAKYEIGKNTFTKIGPASMFNKIKGKLNIFDLEKSENNYAFEIIPNFKYSDTGNIYFKFERGFTSPSANKMQNKDKILGYYPSNINSETFNTYELGMKDLIFGQFFQAAIFYTKSKDEIATTGQPPHYWEQHNIGETQKWGIELALGQTFMDDRLNFSESFSYIDTEVKKSGSSDFIVGEVVPNVPKYKLTISADYDITKNFGIFADSSFYGDQKNSDYQKISSYNVTGVGARYKYKNLSVTAGVDNIFDKEYYASVSGKDDKASYVVGDGRTAYIEFKYDF; encoded by the coding sequence ATGTATAAAATCGGGATTTTAAGTTTAGCTACTGCAGGAGTTTTATTTGCAAATAGCACAAAACTTGAAACAAGTGTTATATCTACAACAGGTTTTGAAGAGACTTTAGAAAATGAGGTTAGAAATTTAAACATAATCACAAGAGATGATATTGAAAAAAGAAGTTATAAAAACTTAAAAGAAATTTTAAGAAATACGCCCGGTTTATATGTTGGTAAAAAAGTATTTGGCGATACTATTGATATGCGTGGACAAGGAGATAAAGCAAATACCAATGTTCAAATTATGATAAATGGCGTTTCTATGAATACAACCGATAGTTCTCATACATCTATGCCATTTGATGCTATAAACATAGACGACATTGAGCGTATCGAGATTGTTCCTGGTGGCGGATCTGTGCTTTATGGTAGTGGAACACAAGGTGGAATTATAAATATAATTACAAAAAGCAATTGCAAAGAGTTTTATGCAAACATTACATCAAGATACCAAAGTGCTGGGTCTATAAATGGTCGTTTTAATGTTGGTGGAATGGTTGGAGAGAATTTATTTTTAAAAGCTGGATTTTTTAAAGATAACAACAAAGGATATAGATACGGAGAAAAAAATGATGGAACCTACGGAAGCTTTGGAGCACAATATCAGATAAATGATTATCAAAATATAGGTTTAAATTTCTCTCATTATAGCGGAGAAAGAAAAACAGCTGGTGGGGTAAGCAAAAAAGAGCTTGACGAAAATAGAAGATCTACAGATGGGGATTATAAAACTACTGATGTTAAACTTACAAATTTAAACTTGGATTATAATATTAAATTTAACGAAAATTGGCAGTTTAACACAACACCTTTTTACCAAAAAACTAAATTTTCATCAAAAAATAATTCTTCTATTTTTGAAGATAAAAAAACTGGTTTAAGAAATAAAATAAAATATAATTATGATCTTGGAAATTTAATATTTGGATATGATTATATTTATAATAAAGGTAAAAATAACGGATCGTTTGATTTTTTAATGCCCAACAAACCACCAAAACCTACAATGCGTTTTGTAAATATTAGCAATGGTTCTACTAAAAAAACCACAAATTCATTTTATCTACAAAATAAATTTGACTTTACAGATACTTTTTCTTTAACCAGTGGTTATAGATATGATTATGCAAAATATGAAATAGGAAAAAACACATTTACAAAAATTGGACCAGCTAGTATGTTCAATAAAATAAAAGGCAAACTAAATATTTTTGATTTAGAAAAAAGTGAAAATAATTATGCTTTTGAAATAATTCCAAATTTTAAATACTCAGATACTGGAAATATCTATTTTAAATTTGAAAGAGGCTTTACAAGTCCATCAGCAAACAAAATGCAAAATAAAGACAAAATTTTAGGATATTATCCAAGCAATATAAACTCAGAGACATTTAACACTTATGAACTTGGTATGAAAGATTTAATTTTTGGACAATTTTTCCAAGCAGCTATTTTTTATACTAAGAGCAAAGATGAGATTGCAACTACTGGGCAACCACCACATTACTGGGAACAACACAATATCGGAGAGACACAAAAATGGGGTATTGAATTAGCTCTAGGGCAAACCTTTATGGATGATAGATTGAATTTTTCCGAGAGTTTTTCATATATAGATACAGAGGTTAAAAAATCAGGAAGTAGTGATTTTATAGTAGGAGAAGTTGTTCCTAATGTGCCAAAATACAAACTAACTATAAGTGCAGATTATGATATAACAAAAAATTTTGGAATTTTTGCAGATAGTAGTTTTTATGGAGATCAAAAAAATAGTGATTATCAAAAAATATCTTCTTATAATGTAACTGGCGTAGGCGCAAGATATAAATACAAAAATTTAAGTGTAACTGCTGGTGTTGACAATATTTTTGATAAAGAGTATTATGCATCAGTTTCAGGTAAAGATGATAAAGCAAGTTATGTAGTTGGCGATGGCAGAACTGCTTATATAGAGTTTAAATATGACTTCTAA
- a CDS encoding ExbD/TolR family protein, with amino-acid sequence MKYVSKFKNRRRRRQYYSISMINLIDVIFMLLIFFMITTTFSKTENFPINLPKSSVDFSANKPQSITLFYFINGNISINFDNKNTTFLNLDDFKNNIKSLNLANFNEIHLSADNGLDYGNIINLISILKENDVSKINLDIEKIH; translated from the coding sequence ATGAAATATGTAAGTAAATTTAAAAATAGGCGTAGAAGAAGACAGTATTATAGTATATCTATGATAAATTTAATAGATGTAATTTTTATGTTGCTTATATTTTTTATGATAACTACAACTTTTAGTAAAACTGAAAATTTTCCTATAAATTTACCAAAAAGTAGTGTAGATTTTAGTGCTAATAAACCACAAAGTATAACATTATTTTATTTTATAAATGGAAATATTTCTATAAATTTTGATAATAAAAATACTACTTTTTTAAATTTAGATGACTTTAAAAATAATATCAAAAGCTTAAATTTAGCAAATTTTAATGAAATTCATTTAAGTGCTGATAATGGCTTGGATTATGGAAATATTATAAACTTAATATCAATATTAAAAGAAAATGATGTTTCAAAAATTAACTTAGACATAGAAAAAATTCATTAA
- a CDS encoding MotA/TolQ/ExbB proton channel family protein: MWPIFCLAVFALAIVLEKIYFYTFINSDLSYKFKYKLSNLISNKSINEITEYCQNFKNPVAKTTISILQNYPNSLNELEYNIEVSQKTWSEQFEKGGWILGLCVGAAPQLGLLGTVVGMIKSFGALSTQNNAIQVANGISEALYTTAFGLLVAIPALMIHIAINKKNDKILDDMEKISMLIYKRFKNEICK, encoded by the coding sequence ATGTGGCCAATATTTTGCTTAGCAGTATTTGCTTTAGCAATTGTGCTTGAAAAAATTTATTTTTACACATTTATTAATTCGGATTTATCATATAAATTTAAATATAAGTTATCAAATTTAATATCAAATAAAAGCATAAATGAGATTACTGAGTATTGTCAAAATTTCAAAAATCCCGTAGCAAAAACAACTATATCTATACTTCAAAATTATCCAAATTCATTAAATGAACTTGAATACAACATAGAAGTTAGTCAAAAAACTTGGAGCGAACAATTTGAAAAAGGTGGCTGGATTTTAGGACTTTGTGTAGGTGCAGCACCACAACTTGGGCTTCTTGGAACTGTGGTTGGAATGATAAAGTCTTTTGGTGCATTGAGTACACAAAATAACGCTATACAAGTAGCAAATGGGATAAGTGAAGCACTTTATACCACAGCATTTGGACTTTTAGTAGCAATTCCAGCACTTATGATTCACATAGCTATCAATAAAAAGAATGACAAAATTTTAGATGATATGGAAAAAATTTCTATGCTTATTTATAAAAGATTTAAAAATGAAATATGTAAGTAA
- the hutX gene encoding heme utilization cystosolic carrier protein HutX, with product MKHTNEKILEMLKDGKNSVHSIASTLNIPEYEVLKLKDESEFKEVDAVHLDEILNEMSSWGELLFCKNSLEFIIEFKCCIGLIKKAKGYINFCGKNGFLGGHLNQDSVKKIGFVTTKFMGLLGNSVHFYNDKNETIFKFYLSRNEKQELLEDQVKNFENLKARF from the coding sequence ATGAAACATACAAACGAGAAAATCTTAGAAATGTTAAAAGATGGCAAAAATAGTGTTCATTCAATCGCTTCAACTCTAAACATACCTGAATATGAGGTTTTAAAGCTAAAAGATGAGAGTGAGTTTAAAGAAGTTGATGCTGTCCATTTAGATGAAATTTTAAATGAAATGTCTTCGTGGGGAGAGCTTTTGTTTTGTAAAAATAGTCTTGAGTTTATTATAGAGTTTAAATGTTGTATTGGTTTAATTAAAAAAGCTAAAGGGTACATAAATTTTTGTGGAAAAAACGGGTTTCTAGGTGGACATTTAAATCAAGATAGTGTGAAAAAAATAGGCTTTGTAACTACTAAATTTATGGGACTTTTGGGAAATAGTGTGCATTTTTACAATGATAAAAATGAGACTATTTTTAAATTTTATTTAAGCAGAAATGAAAAACAAGAACTTTTAGAAGATCAAGTTAAAAATTTTGAGAATTTAAAAGCTAGATTTTAA
- a CDS encoding ATP-binding cassette domain-containing protein produces MKKYYILNLILISILSIIYSAFGIFVLFFINKYILNLEKANSFILFIFIILLFSFFIFSHIFKFVVANIGNKFIYELRKRFVLRVLNSTFMTIIDTTKAKILACVSKDINNISNGLMRISDLLQSGLLIFFCIFYFFYLSNIIAIFIVIWFLIMGFVVNIFIKKTYKNYKKSRQKDDVLYKDYETMIDAFKELSINKTRFDNFFENFCNNALSQKNSNIKAEISQNISSNFLNVMMLGGVGFIMYFSLTLNISDFKTATTICFGMLFLRTPFIIFISSIPSILLAKISFKKIKDMKLINFNDINFNSNYNKLKYNNIKLKNINFSYMDKKILKNINLEIKKGETVFIIGKNGSGKSTLFLILCGILNPNSGDIWLDDMLLNNENLNRFQNTISAVFSDFYLFKNILNDGGIEFWSDILKIKDKVNIQQKTITTNNLSTGQKKRAALLENLAANKDFLMLDEFAADQDPEFREYFYTSILPLLKSKGISVFAISHDDKYFKMADKIYKMENGNLTRINI; encoded by the coding sequence TTGAAAAAATACTACATTTTAAATTTGATTTTAATATCAATTTTATCAATAATCTATAGTGCTTTTGGAATATTTGTATTGTTTTTTATAAACAAATATATATTAAATTTAGAAAAAGCAAATAGCTTTATTTTGTTTATCTTTATAATTCTTTTATTTTCTTTTTTTATTTTTTCACATATATTTAAATTTGTCGTTGCAAATATTGGAAATAAATTTATTTATGAGCTTAGAAAAAGATTTGTTTTAAGGGTATTAAATAGCACTTTTATGACCATTATAGATACAACAAAAGCAAAAATTTTAGCTTGTGTTAGCAAAGATATAAACAATATATCAAATGGACTTATGCGAATTTCAGATTTACTTCAAAGTGGATTACTGATATTTTTTTGTATATTTTATTTTTTTTATCTTTCAAATATCATTGCTATTTTTATAGTAATATGGTTTCTTATTATGGGTTTTGTAGTAAATATTTTTATAAAAAAAACATACAAAAACTATAAAAAATCTAGACAAAAAGACGATGTTTTGTATAAAGATTATGAAACAATGATTGATGCTTTCAAAGAGTTAAGTATAAATAAAACAAGATTTGATAACTTTTTTGAGAATTTTTGCAATAATGCATTATCTCAAAAAAATTCAAATATTAAAGCAGAAATTTCACAAAACATATCAAGTAATTTTTTAAATGTAATGATGCTTGGAGGAGTGGGGTTTATTATGTATTTTTCATTGACTCTTAACATAAGCGACTTTAAAACAGCAACAACTATATGTTTTGGTATGCTATTTTTAAGAACCCCTTTTATAATTTTTATATCTTCTATTCCTTCGATACTTCTTGCAAAGATATCATTTAAAAAAATAAAAGATATGAAATTAATAAATTTTAATGATATAAATTTTAATTCAAATTATAATAAATTAAAATATAACAATATAAAATTAAAAAATATAAATTTTTCATATATGGATAAAAAAATTTTAAAAAATATAAACCTAGAAATAAAAAAAGGCGAAACAGTATTTATCATAGGTAAAAATGGCTCAGGAAAATCAACACTTTTTCTTATATTGTGCGGCATTCTAAATCCAAATAGCGGAGATATTTGGCTTGATGATATGCTTTTAAATAATGAAAATTTAAATAGATTCCAAAATACAATAAGTGCTGTTTTTAGCGATTTTTATCTATTTAAAAATATATTAAATGATGGTGGAATTGAATTTTGGAGCGATATTTTAAAAATAAAAGACAAAGTTAATATCCAGCAAAAAACCATAACAACTAATAATTTATCAACAGGACAGAAAAAAAGAGCAGCTTTACTAGAAAATTTAGCCGCAAATAAGGACTTTTTGATGTTAGACGAATTTGCAGCAGACCAAGATCCTGAATTTAGAGAGTATTTTTATACATCAATATTGCCACTTTTAAAAAGCAAAGGAATTAGCGTATTTGCAATAAGTCATGACGATAAATACTTTAAAATGGCCGATAAAATATATAAAATGGAAAATGGAAATTTAACTAGAATAAATATATAA
- the gltX gene encoding glutamate--tRNA ligase — MIVTRFAPSPTGYLHVGGLRTALYNYLFARANSGKFVLRIEDTDLKRNSIEAAQAIEEAFKWCKLDYDGEIIYQSSRFDLYKEYVQKLLDEGKAYKCYMSKVELDELRASQEARKERPRYDGRYRDFKGTPPAGIEPVIRIKAPTSGTIEFRDGIKGDIKFNCEDMLDDFIIARSDGTPTYNFTVVIDDALMGITHVIRGDDHLSNTPKQIVLYQALGFAIPEFFHVAMINGSDGKKLSKRHGATDVMEYKELGYLPDALLNFLVRLGWSHGDDEIFSLEDMKKYFSPYDINKSASTYNLSKLDWLNAHYIKTLSFDRLNSEIKQFGLNFKDIQKGELLLESLRSRAKTLIELKNSALSIINRPTSYDEKAINKFINEKSVNLLEKFENILNNNLETAAEFEEITKEFLKQNNSTLKDLAQPLRIAITGTSVSPSIFEVLEILGSMEAKERIKMLIKFL; from the coding sequence ATGATAGTTACCCGTTTTGCACCATCACCTACTGGATATTTGCATGTAGGAGGACTTAGAACAGCACTTTATAACTATCTTTTTGCAAGAGCAAATAGCGGAAAATTTGTTTTACGCATAGAAGATACTGATTTAAAGAGAAATTCAATTGAGGCAGCACAGGCTATAGAAGAAGCTTTTAAGTGGTGTAAGCTTGACTATGATGGAGAGATTATATATCAAAGTAGCAGATTTGATTTATACAAAGAATATGTTCAAAAACTTCTTGATGAAGGAAAAGCTTATAAATGCTATATGAGTAAAGTTGAGCTAGATGAGTTAAGGGCGTCCCAGGAAGCTAGAAAAGAACGCCCAAGATACGATGGAAGATATAGAGATTTTAAAGGCACACCACCAGCTGGTATAGAACCAGTTATACGCATAAAAGCGCCTACTAGCGGAACTATAGAATTTAGAGACGGCATAAAAGGTGATATTAAATTTAACTGCGAAGATATGCTTGATGATTTTATCATTGCAAGAAGTGATGGGACACCTACTTATAATTTTACAGTGGTTATAGATGACGCACTTATGGGCATAACTCATGTTATAAGGGGTGATGATCATCTTTCAAATACACCAAAACAAATTGTATTGTATCAAGCTCTTGGTTTTGCAATACCTGAGTTTTTTCATGTTGCTATGATAAATGGAAGTGATGGCAAAAAACTCTCAAAAAGACACGGAGCAACCGATGTTATGGAGTATAAAGAGCTTGGTTATTTGCCTGATGCACTTTTAAATTTCTTAGTTAGACTTGGTTGGAGCCATGGCGATGATGAGATTTTTAGCTTAGAAGATATGAAAAAATACTTTAGCCCATATGATATCAATAAATCAGCAAGCACTTATAATCTTAGCAAACTTGATTGGCTAAATGCTCATTACATAAAAACATTAAGTTTTGATAGATTAAACAGCGAAATTAAGCAATTTGGATTAAATTTTAAAGACATACAAAAAGGTGAACTGCTTTTAGAAAGCTTGAGATCAAGAGCAAAAACACTAATAGAGCTTAAAAATAGCGCGCTTTCTATCATCAACCGCCCAACAAGCTACGATGAAAAAGCCATAAATAAATTTATAAATGAAAAATCTGTAAATTTACTAGAGAAATTTGAAAATATATTAAACAACAATCTTGAAACCGCAGCAGAATTTGAAGAGATAACAAAAGAGTTCTTAAAACAAAACAACTCTACCTTAAAAGATTTGGCACAACCGCTTAGGATAGCAATAACCGGAACTAGTGTCAGCCCTTCTATATTTGAAGTACTGGAAATATTAGGATCAATGGAAGCAAAAGAAAGAATAAAAATGTTAATAAAATTTTTATAA
- a CDS encoding peptidylprolyl isomerase, whose product MKKLFTFLLLINLLNAEMINGIAAIVENEPITLNEVSVAARELKSDQSVALEVLIKEKLKDAQIKSLNITTTNYEVEQKISQIVAQNGVSLDEFKSILASRGINYDKFKEQTSDALKQEKLYGSVFYSMRQNVSEESAQKYYNNNQELFTIFDSIDVIRYSSKDKNLLNETKQSLAKIQEGIKSEKMSINTVDLTQKQLYLFQNTPSNEFTPILQSGNEYEMYFITSKNGARAIEFNRVKKQILSQMAEIEQKNAINEYFDKLRSKANIQLLR is encoded by the coding sequence ATGAAAAAATTATTTACATTTCTCTTGCTTATTAATCTTTTAAACGCAGAGATGATTAATGGTATAGCTGCAATCGTAGAAAATGAACCAATTACTTTAAATGAAGTTAGTGTTGCAGCTAGAGAGCTAAAAAGTGACCAAAGCGTAGCATTAGAAGTTCTTATAAAAGAAAAGTTAAAAGATGCACAAATAAAATCTTTAAATATAACTACTACAAATTATGAAGTAGAACAGAAAATTTCTCAAATCGTAGCTCAAAATGGAGTTAGCTTAGATGAGTTTAAGTCTATTTTAGCCTCAAGAGGAATAAATTATGATAAATTTAAAGAACAAACAAGTGATGCCTTAAAACAGGAAAAATTATATGGCTCTGTATTTTACTCTATGAGACAAAATGTTAGTGAAGAAAGCGCCCAAAAATATTATAATAATAATCAAGAGTTATTTACTATATTTGATAGTATAGATGTTATAAGATATAGCTCAAAAGATAAAAATTTACTTAATGAAACCAAACAATCTCTTGCAAAAATACAAGAAGGCATTAAGAGTGAAAAAATGAGTATAAATACCGTTGATTTGACACAAAAACAGTTGTATTTGTTTCAAAATACACCATCGAATGAATTTACTCCTATTTTACAATCTGGCAATGAGTATGAAATGTATTTTATAACATCAAAAAATGGAGCAAGAGCTATAGAATTTAATAGAGTTAAAAAGCAAATTTTAAGCCAAATGGCTGAAATTGAGCAAAAAAACGCTATAAATGAGTATTTTGACAAATTAAGATCAAAAGCAAATATTCAGCTTTTAAGATAA
- a CDS encoding tautomerase family protein has protein sequence MPIINVKLASPLPDKETKDKVAKEIMDVMVRNLGKNPERIVVLFEDLPKDSFYFGAKDLESKD, from the coding sequence ATGCCAATAATAAATGTAAAACTAGCAAGTCCGCTTCCAGATAAAGAGACAAAAGACAAAGTTGCTAAAGAGATTATGGATGTTATGGTTAGAAATTTAGGAAAAAATCCAGAAAGAATTGTAGTGCTTTTTGAGGATTTACCAAAAGATAGTTTTTATTTTGGTGCTAAAGATTTAGAGTCAAAGGACTAA
- the bcp gene encoding thioredoxin-dependent thiol peroxidase: MGDFLKDDIERKITLKEGDKAPKFELENADGVKVSLGDFIGKNVVLYFYPKDNTPGCTTEACEFSQNYDEFMKKNTVIIGVSPDSVKSHANFIQKHNLSHILLSDPNKEVAKLYGVWQVKKNYGKEYLGIVRSTFVIDKNGNIIKVYKNVKAKDHAMKVLNELV, translated from the coding sequence ATGGGTGATTTTTTAAAAGATGATATAGAAAGAAAAATAACGCTAAAAGAGGGAGACAAAGCTCCAAAATTTGAGTTAGAAAATGCTGATGGTGTAAAAGTCTCATTAGGAGATTTTATAGGCAAAAATGTAGTTTTGTATTTTTATCCAAAAGATAATACTCCAGGATGCACAACTGAGGCGTGTGAGTTTAGTCAAAATTATGATGAGTTTATGAAAAAAAATACAGTTATTATCGGTGTTAGTCCAGATAGTGTAAAATCACATGCAAATTTTATACAAAAACACAATTTAAGCCATATTTTACTTAGCGATCCAAATAAAGAAGTTGCAAAACTTTATGGAGTTTGGCAAGTTAAGAAAAACTATGGTAAAGAGTATCTTGGCATAGTAAGATCAACTTTTGTAATCGATAAAAATGGAAACATAATAAAAGTATATAAAAATGTAAAAGCCAAAGATCATGCAATGAAAGTGTTAAATGAGCTTGTGTAA